The Thermoplasmata archaeon genome includes a region encoding these proteins:
- a CDS encoding ribbon-helix-helix domain-containing protein yields the protein MKDDTEKITLRLPQRYLKALDFLVEVDDFPNRSEAVRAAIRDLVYARVELVTDKLKRIQEAEKSLADMESFKKEFLNK from the coding sequence ATGAAAGATGACACGGAAAAGATCACGCTCCGCCTCCCGCAGCGGTACCTGAAGGCCCTGGACTTCCTCGTCGAGGTGGACGATTTCCCGAACCGCTCCGAGGCGGTGCGGGCCGCGATCCGGGACCTCGTGTACGCGCGCGTGGAACTCGTCACGGACAAGCTCAAGCGAATCCAAGAAGCCGAAAAATCGCTCGCTGACATGGAGTCGTTCAAGAAGGAATTCCTGAACAAGTGA
- a CDS encoding PD-(D/E)XK nuclease family protein, whose product MAPEEGAEIVEGEKKHAAVSTDLQGIERHETTAREAEAGVMYFAIAATIIAIVGVTFLFDVAIEIARLLSAVSLIWLLSAVYFLYRAERLSSKIAPFFMERIILVFAMAAAVLAVAAVSIPGFVNSLLAEAFMALALTWLIGASVFLYRSMREAEQAVATRSKYEMTRGNLVYIDSEREKPKLFVARRYGLSGRPDAVLLEGDQPIPVEVKTGRTPRGPLFSHILQIAAYCLLVEEEYGRPPPHGVIRYEDASHDIEYNEDLKQLVLAKLGEMRECLAQGEAHRNHNRPGKCLHCSRRAGCPERLA is encoded by the coding sequence ATGGCCCCCGAGGAGGGGGCGGAGATCGTGGAGGGGGAGAAGAAACACGCGGCGGTCTCGACGGATCTCCAGGGGATCGAGCGCCATGAGACCACGGCGCGCGAGGCCGAGGCCGGCGTCATGTACTTCGCGATCGCCGCGACGATCATCGCGATCGTCGGAGTGACCTTCCTGTTTGACGTCGCAATTGAGATCGCCCGCCTCCTCTCCGCGGTGTCCCTGATCTGGCTCCTCTCCGCGGTGTACTTCCTCTATCGGGCGGAGCGCCTGTCCTCCAAGATCGCTCCGTTCTTCATGGAGCGGATCATCCTCGTGTTCGCCATGGCCGCCGCGGTCCTGGCCGTCGCCGCGGTCTCCATCCCGGGATTCGTGAACTCCCTCCTGGCGGAGGCGTTCATGGCGCTCGCGCTGACCTGGCTCATCGGAGCCAGCGTGTTCCTCTACCGATCCATGCGGGAGGCGGAACAGGCCGTCGCGACGCGCTCGAAGTACGAGATGACCCGGGGGAACCTCGTCTACATCGACTCGGAACGGGAGAAGCCCAAGCTCTTCGTAGCCCGGCGATACGGGCTCTCCGGGCGCCCCGATGCAGTCCTCCTCGAGGGCGACCAGCCCATCCCCGTCGAGGTGAAGACAGGACGGACTCCACGCGGCCCCCTCTTCTCCCATATCCTCCAGATCGCGGCGTACTGCCTCCTCGTCGAGGAGGAGTACGGAAGGCCGCCGCCCCACGGCGTGATCCGCTACGAGGACGCGAGCCACGACATCGAGTACAACGAGGATCTCAAGCAACTCGTGCTCGCCAAGCTGGGCGAGATGCGCGAGTGCCTGGCCCAGGGTGAGGCCCACCGGAACCACAACCGTCCCGGGAAGTGCCTGCACTGCTCGAGACGAGCCGGCTGCCCGGAGCGCCTGGCCTAG